The following nucleotide sequence is from Futiania mangrovi.
CAGGCGCTGATCCGCACGGTGCCGCGCCGCGGAATTCGTTTTTTGCCCGAGGTGACGGCAACGGCGGAGGGGGAAGCGCCCGCGCCTGGCCCCGACCTGGGCCCCGACCGGGCCCCCTGCACGGGCCCCGAGAGTGGCCCGATGCGGCAGGTGGTGCGCTTCTGCCGGTCCGCCGACGGCACGGCAATCGCCCATGCGGCCTTCGGGTCCGGTCCCCACCTCGTCCGGGCAGGGCATTGGCTGACCCATCTGGAGCATGACTGGCAGAGCCCGCTCTGGCGGCCGTTTCTCGATGCGCTGGGGGCGCGTTTCACCGTGACCCGCTACGACCAGCGGGGCAACGGGCTCTCGGATTGGGATGCAGCGGACTTCACGCTCGACCGCTGCGTCGAGGATCTCGAGGCTGTCGTCGATGCACAGGGGCTCGACCGCTTCGTGCTCTACGGCACGTCCCAGGGCGCGCCCATCGCCGCGGCCTATGCCGCCCGGCACCCCGACCGGGTCAGCCGCCTGGTCCTCCACGGCGGCTACCGGCGGGGCCGCCTCGTGCGCGCGAACGCGGAGGAGCGGGCACAGGGGGAGGCCCTGCTGACGCTCATCCGCCACGGCTGGGGCAAGTCCGGCAGCAGCTTCATCCAGGCCTTCGCCTCGATGTTCATTCCGGGAGGCTCGCGCGAGCAGGTCCTCAGCCTGACCGACCTGCAGCGCCGGACCACCTCGCCGGAGAACGCCGCGCGGCTGAGGGAAGCCATCGACAGGTTCGACGTGACCGGGGCTCTGGGCACGATCTCGGTGCCGACCCTGGTCATGCACGCCCGCGACGACAGCGTCCAGCCGTTGGAGCAGGGGCGCAAGCTCGCCGCATCGATCCCGAACGCCCGGTTCCAGATGCTGGAGAGCGAGAACCACGTCGTGCTGCCGCAGGAACCGGCATGGGAGGCGTTCTTCACGGCGCTGGCAAGGTTTGCGGAGGAGTGAGTCCCAGGCGCACCGCGGCGGCGGTGTGCGGGCGTCAGGCGGTGCGCTTCACGACCTGCGGGCGCCCGTCGGCAATCGCCACGACTTCCACGAGGTCGCCTTCGGCGATCTCCTCGTCGCTTATGGCCGCGAAGCTCGAATCCTGAACCTTGATGCGGCCGCGGCCCGCGGCGAAGGGCGTGATCGCGACATAGCGCCGCCCGATCATCGCCTGAAGCTCGTGGTTGAGAAGCTGGGTCTCGGGCGTCCGGTTGCTCTGCCTCTGGATCATGAAGCCGAGGCCGAGCGAGGAGAGCATCAGCACCGCGAAGAACAGCGCCTGCCAGGCGAACGGCAGGTCGGGGAATAGCGCCAGCACGACGCCCGTCGCGATGGCACCGAGACCGATCCACATGAGGAAGACGCCGGGGATCGCGATCTCCAGCCCGGCGAGGATCAGCCCGCCGATGATCCAGCCCCACGTCAGGTCGAAGAGGTTTTCCATCGCCAGACCCTCCCCCGCCAGGCGAGCTTAGCGCGCCGCCTGTCCTGTGCCCATGGACTTCACCAGTTCGCCCACGCCCGCGATGGCGCCGGTGACGCCCGCGGCCTCGAGCGGCATGAGCACGAGCTTGGAGTTCGGCGAGGAGCCGATCGTTTGCAGCGCCTCGACATATTTCTGGCCGAGGAAGAACTGCACGGCCTGGATGTCGCCCTCCGCAATGGCGCGGGAGACCATGGTGGTGGCCTTGGCGTCGGCTTCGGCGGCGCGCTCGCGTGCTTCGGCCTCGAGGAAGGCCGCCTCGCGCAGGCCCTGGGCGCGCAGGATCTCGGCTTCCTTCTGTCCTTGCGCCTTTAGGATCTCGGCTTCCCGCAGACCGTTCGCTTCGGTCACCGAGGCGCGGCGGCGGCGTTCGGCGGTCATCTGCAGGTTCATGGCGTCCTGCAGTTCGTCCGACATGCGCAGGTCG
It contains:
- a CDS encoding alpha/beta fold hydrolase — its product is MIYRFGTCELRVGSHELIVDGVPIPVEPMTFDLLRVLASRPGELLSRDCLIAEVWRGRIVSDAAVASQIAAARAAIGDDGARQALIRTVPRRGIRFLPEVTATAEGEAPAPGPDLGPDRAPCTGPESGPMRQVVRFCRSADGTAIAHAAFGSGPHLVRAGHWLTHLEHDWQSPLWRPFLDALGARFTVTRYDQRGNGLSDWDAADFTLDRCVEDLEAVVDAQGLDRFVLYGTSQGAPIAAAYAARHPDRVSRLVLHGGYRRGRLVRANAEERAQGEALLTLIRHGWGKSGSSFIQAFASMFIPGGSREQVLSLTDLQRRTTSPENAARLREAIDRFDVTGALGTISVPTLVMHARDDSVQPLEQGRKLAASIPNARFQMLESENHVVLPQEPAWEAFFTALARFAEE
- a CDS encoding NfeD family protein, encoding MENLFDLTWGWIIGGLILAGLEIAIPGVFLMWIGLGAIATGVVLALFPDLPFAWQALFFAVLMLSSLGLGFMIQRQSNRTPETQLLNHELQAMIGRRYVAITPFAAGRGRIKVQDSSFAAISDEEIAEGDLVEVVAIADGRPQVVKRTA